Sequence from the Ochrobactrum sp. Marseille-Q0166 genome:
TGTTCAGCTTTTCAAAGACGAAGGATTCCGTTGTTGCGGCATAACCGGGACGCAAAAGATTTGCCGATGCAAACAGGCAGAGATCAAAGCTTTCATTGAGCTTTGCATAGGTGTCAGGTGAATTGAGGCTGTTGGCCAGATGCCAGAACGGAACATAAGTCACATCATGGCCGCGGACGGCATAGGCAGCGCCTTCACCAATGAGGTAATTGCCAGTATTGGCAATCTTTTTGACCTGATCGATCACATCCTTTTTGGTGCGGATGGGCTCGAAATAAGGGCGGTGTTTAACAGTTGCACCCGAAACGCTTTCGACGGTCCGCATCAAATAGGACGGAATGCCGGTAATCATTATGCGCATGGTTATCCATCTTCGCTTAAATTAAAGAAAATTGCTGGATTTGGATTAGGCGTGAGATGCCCCAATGCCGATGTCTGAAAGCACGCTTCGGAAATTGCGTTCGCGAGCCGAGTATTTTTCAACCACATCAGGGATGTTCATTGCTGCGATATGATCACTCACGAAAGCGCGCCGGTCGTTAGCTGCATTGAGATCACGGGCATCGATCTTTGGCAGACCGGAGAAATTGAGCATTTCACGCATACGGTCATCAACGGCGACCATAAGGCTTGGTACGCCCGCCTGCATGGAAATGATATTTCCGTGGAAGCGGCGACCGAATGAGAAGTCCATCGTAGAGCACCAGGCACGCCATTGATTGGTGTCAAGGAAAGCGTGAACGCTGAGCTTCTTCTTGAGATCGCTTGAGCCTTTGTAGGTCAGCGGCCCTACCAGCTCACCAGTCGTTGAATCATAAGCACGGCCATTGGCGTCCGATTCAAGCTGCATATCGAAATGCAAAAGCTCATCCTGAACCACATAGGCTGAACGACCGTCGTCCGAACTCAGCGCATTCATGTCGCCGATGGTTTCAAGTTCTGCGCCCATATAACCTGTGAAAACTGTGCGGCCTTCACCCACTTTGACCTGCGGCAGACGCGTAATGGCCTTGCGCATATTATCAGGACGGAAATAAAGCGACGGGCAACCAACCGGACGCACATAGGAAAAGCCCCGATCACGAAGATAGCCGGCTGCGTTTTCACCGCGGGTAAGGAAATAATGCTCGCGGGATTTAAGCACTTCGAGAAGCTTCTTCGTGCCAGCAGGCAAACCGTCTTCGCCTTCAATATCAGGGCGGTTCTGGATACCAATGCCCAGCATAACCACCGGCATATCGAGCTTGGATAAAACCAGCGCTTCCGCATCTGCCGACAGGCCTTTACGCAGAAGGTTTGCGCAAGTGAAGACGCAGATATCGAACTCCTTGTTAATCTCCTCGACACCTGTTCCATTGTTCACGCAATTATAGAGATGCCAGAACGGAATATGCTTGGCTGACGGCAGAAGGGCCGTCATTGCGCCCTCGCCGATCAGATAATTTCCGGTATTGGAGATGTTTTTCAGTTCCTGGATAAAATTATCCCTGGATTCTGAATCCTTCTGCTTTTCCGAATAATAGACCTGCGCTTTGTCTGCGCGATCAATGAGACGTGTCAGATGGCTCGGAATGCCGGTGACAAGAATTCTTGGGTTGGTTGGGCGGCTCATAGGTCGACCTTTCTGGTATAATCAGGCAACTGCACGGCCGGGGAAAACGGCAATCGTGCTGGCATCGTCTGCAACGTCCGGCTGGGAGGACCGGGATTTCGGATAGACCGGGCTTATTTCATTGGCCCAATCGGTAAATTCGGAGAAAGCAGCGCTCCAGGTGCGGTGAGCGGCTGACGCCAATGCGCCTTCAGCCGTACGCATCAGGGCTTCGCGATCCTGCGCAAGAATGGTGAGAATGCGCGTCATATCGGCCACGATCTGCGCATCATTGCCATTGCGGATTAAGATGCCGTCGCGACCATGATTGATCAGCTCATCGACAGCACCCACCGCAGTTGCAACCGGCACACAGCCGAGCTGCTGGGCTTCAGCAATCATCAGCGGTGCGCCTTCCCAGCGCGACGGCATCAAAAGCACATCTGCCCAGGCGAGATGGTTTGCGATATCTCTTCCGTCGAAGACCGGTGGCGAGACCTTCACGCCCGCATCTTTGAGACGCGTCATCCAAGATGCACTTGGATCGTCGGAAAGGATTTCTCCACCGATGGCTTGCGCTTCAAACAAAATGCCCTGCTCTTTGAGCTTGACGATTGCATCATGTAACCGGTCGATCCCCTTTTGGCGATCAAGACGGCCCATATAAAGCATCCGAAACGGCTCACCCTTGCGTATCTGTTTACGCGCGGCCGTTACCTGCGCACGCAGCTTTGAATCAATGGAGAAGCTTGCACCATTAGGCACCGAGAATACTTTCTCAAACGGCACGCCAAAGCTGTGCAGGTAGATTTTCAACTGATCTGAACAGGTGAGAAAGGCGTCATAAGCGTGTTCAAAAGCAATCGCCGCATAGGGCTGGCCCGCTTGCCTACGGAAGACGGTTTCGTCCACCACATGCAGATAACAGGCCGTGCGTGTGCCTTCCGAACGCAGCTTGCCCATTAATGGATGCGCTGCCATGACGTGATTGTTGACCACGAGATCGAAACCGGAGAGTTGCCCGCGCAGGATGCCCCAATCAAGCGGATGATCTTCGGTTATGAAATCCTGCCCAAGGAAGCGGTTTGTGTCGCCCCACGCCGGAATACCGTCTTTCCAGAAGTGCAAATAGTCGAAGGATTGATCGAACTCGTCGAGCACATCCATGCGCTCATTGCCAAGCACGAACAGATGCGTTTCAAATCCCTGGTTCTTCAACTCACGACCAGCCGCATAAGCCACCTTCTCTGCTCCCCCAAAGGAGGCATTGGACACCAGAACTGCAGCCGTCTTCTTTCTTGCGGTGCTATGCGCAAGCGGCAGAACTGGTCCACCGCCCATTTCATCGCGCAACACCTGATACATTTCTGAAAGTGCTGGCAGACGACGCGGACGCCATGTCCAGCGCATGGCGGCACTTTGTTTGAGCGGGCTTGTCGCAATCGATGTCACCAGATTGAGCATCGACTGTTCGGGGCGGGAAAGCGCCCTGCGCTGACGGACGCGCGGAAAAGGGAAGCGGACTTTCATGCGCGCCGAGGTGGGCCATAATTGCTGCGTACCCAATGATGCAAACCAATCCAGCGCATCGTTTTCGATGATGTCTTTGATCAGTTTCGTCGAGACGAAAATCAGATCCGCATGGGGCTGGCGCGTGCCGGAAGGCATGATTTCAGTATCGATACGCCGCTCGTCTTCAACATTGGTCAGTTCGACAAAGACGATATTCGCCTGTTCAGAAAGCCTCTCAAGCCGAGACAGAATGTTTGGCAACAGCCGCGAACGCGCCAGAAGCTTCAAAGTTTCGGTATTGGATGAAGCAAGAAAGGGCGGGAAGTGAAAATTATCCGGCTCGGAAACGCTACCCCAAAATGCGCGGATGGCATCATCAAATTTAAGATCAGTCGTGCCAAGGCTAAGATCAGTAAAAAGACTGACTGTTCCCTCGCCTGCACGGATCACGCCATAGCGCGGACATTCCTCATGCTCGAAACCCACAAGCGTCGGGCGACGAAACAGCGCCTTATGTCGTTTGCGGAGAAAGTTGATGGAGCCGGAGCGGTCGCGATTGGCTTCCTTGAAGCGGCTCTCAGCCCGCAGGCGATATTCGAACCCGGTGTCATGGCACGGCGTTCCGACGAAACCGGCTTCAATGGCCGAAAGCCAGAATTCCCAGTCTTCAAAACCATTCTGCCGGTCGTCGTCAAAGCGCACGCCGCTGCGGAACACTTCCGCTGAAATCATTGAGCCGGTATCGCATATATTGTCAGTAATGCAGTGAATAAGCCGCGAATAACTATCGCCATAATGCGCGCGCCAGTTGACTGAAAACGTGTCGATATTGGTGTAAACCCAACCGACATTGCTTGCGAGCAACTTGCGATAAAGCGTGTCGATGGTTTGCGGTTGCACCCGATTATCGGCATCCACGAAATAGACGGCTTTCACATCCGGCATCTCTTCGAGAATATAATCAATCGCACGGTTACGCGCACCACCGGGACCAGTATTCTCTCCGAAGATGACGTGAATATTGGGGTGTGCTGCCGCATAAAGCGCCAGACTGTCGAAAACTTCGCGACGCGGATCACCATCGACGGAGACGACGATCTGGGTACGGAAAACCGTTTCCGAGGCAAGAAGGGTTTCAAGCGCTTCAAGCGCAAGCGCCGCATGGCCATAAAGCGGCATGGCAACGACGATCAAATCTCTCGATCTATCGTACATTCGCAACCTCTTTGGCTAATTCCTGAACGGGGCTTGCGGCTTCGATGTGCTTGACCAGGCGGAAGTTGAAAATCTTCAACCAGGAAAAGTCGACTG
This genomic interval carries:
- a CDS encoding polysaccharide pyruvyl transferase family protein, with the protein product MSRPTNPRILVTGIPSHLTRLIDRADKAQVYYSEKQKDSESRDNFIQELKNISNTGNYLIGEGAMTALLPSAKHIPFWHLYNCVNNGTGVEEINKEFDICVFTCANLLRKGLSADAEALVLSKLDMPVVMLGIGIQNRPDIEGEDGLPAGTKKLLEVLKSREHYFLTRGENAAGYLRDRGFSYVRPVGCPSLYFRPDNMRKAITRLPQVKVGEGRTVFTGYMGAELETIGDMNALSSDDGRSAYVVQDELLHFDMQLESDANGRAYDSTTGELVGPLTYKGSSDLKKKLSVHAFLDTNQWRAWCSTMDFSFGRRFHGNIISMQAGVPSLMVAVDDRMREMLNFSGLPKIDARDLNAANDRRAFVSDHIAAMNIPDVVEKYSARERNFRSVLSDIGIGASHA
- a CDS encoding glycosyltransferase, with protein sequence MYDRSRDLIVVAMPLYGHAALALEALETLLASETVFRTQIVVSVDGDPRREVFDSLALYAAAHPNIHVIFGENTGPGGARNRAIDYILEEMPDVKAVYFVDADNRVQPQTIDTLYRKLLASNVGWVYTNIDTFSVNWRAHYGDSYSRLIHCITDNICDTGSMISAEVFRSGVRFDDDRQNGFEDWEFWLSAIEAGFVGTPCHDTGFEYRLRAESRFKEANRDRSGSINFLRKRHKALFRRPTLVGFEHEECPRYGVIRAGEGTVSLFTDLSLGTTDLKFDDAIRAFWGSVSEPDNFHFPPFLASSNTETLKLLARSRLLPNILSRLERLSEQANIVFVELTNVEDERRIDTEIMPSGTRQPHADLIFVSTKLIKDIIENDALDWFASLGTQQLWPTSARMKVRFPFPRVRQRRALSRPEQSMLNLVTSIATSPLKQSAAMRWTWRPRRLPALSEMYQVLRDEMGGGPVLPLAHSTARKKTAAVLVSNASFGGAEKVAYAAGRELKNQGFETHLFVLGNERMDVLDEFDQSFDYLHFWKDGIPAWGDTNRFLGQDFITEDHPLDWGILRGQLSGFDLVVNNHVMAAHPLMGKLRSEGTRTACYLHVVDETVFRRQAGQPYAAIAFEHAYDAFLTCSDQLKIYLHSFGVPFEKVFSVPNGASFSIDSKLRAQVTAARKQIRKGEPFRMLYMGRLDRQKGIDRLHDAIVKLKEQGILFEAQAIGGEILSDDPSASWMTRLKDAGVKVSPPVFDGRDIANHLAWADVLLMPSRWEGAPLMIAEAQQLGCVPVATAVGAVDELINHGRDGILIRNGNDAQIVADMTRILTILAQDREALMRTAEGALASAAHRTWSAAFSEFTDWANEISPVYPKSRSSQPDVADDASTIAVFPGRAVA